The proteins below come from a single Caenibius sp. WL genomic window:
- a CDS encoding NAD-dependent deacylase, giving the protein MQPIRNIVILTGAGISAESGLQTFRAADGLWEDHRVEDVATPEAFARDPDLVQAFYDMRREGILAAQPNPAHAALARLDAQWPGELLIVTQNIDDLHERAGARRVLHMHGEGLAAWCTACDSRMPWTGTLRDDPPCPICHAHALRPDIVWFGEMPYRMDEIFAALREADLFVSIGTSGAVYPAAGFVQQARECGAEALELNLERSQGSGWFHESRLGPASAIVPEWVEEMLEGLRSR; this is encoded by the coding sequence ATGCAGCCAATCCGCAATATCGTGATTCTGACAGGGGCGGGAATCAGCGCCGAAAGCGGCTTGCAGACTTTTCGTGCCGCCGACGGATTGTGGGAAGATCACCGGGTGGAGGATGTCGCCACGCCCGAGGCTTTCGCCCGCGATCCCGATCTGGTGCAGGCGTTCTACGACATGCGGCGTGAAGGAATCCTGGCTGCACAGCCCAACCCGGCGCATGCGGCGCTGGCCCGGCTGGATGCGCAATGGCCGGGCGAACTGCTGATCGTCACCCAGAACATCGACGATCTGCACGAGCGGGCAGGGGCGCGGCGGGTGCTGCACATGCATGGGGAAGGGCTGGCCGCGTGGTGCACCGCGTGCGATTCGCGGATGCCGTGGACCGGCACGCTGCGCGACGATCCGCCGTGTCCGATCTGCCATGCCCACGCTTTGCGGCCCGATATCGTGTGGTTCGGGGAAATGCCCTATCGCATGGATGAAATCTTCGCCGCGCTGCGCGAGGCGGACCTGTTCGTTTCCATCGGCACTTCGGGCGCGGTCTATCCCGCCGCCGGGTTCGTCCAGCAGGCGCGCGAATGCGGGGCCGAAGCGCTGGAGCTCAATCTCGAACGCAGCCAGGGTTCGGGCTGGTTCCACGAATCGCGGCTTGGCCCGGCGAGCGCGATCGTGCCGGAATGGGTCGAGGAAATGCTGGAGGGATTGCGAAGCAGGTGA
- the dapB gene encoding 4-hydroxy-tetrahydrodipicolinate reductase, with amino-acid sequence MARIGIIGSAGRMGQAIARVVETSGHDLAGGIDQGDDPAALAAKADVLVDFSSPRALAANLAAAQGAGIPIVIGTTGLEAEHHGLIDAAAAHIAVLQTGNTSLGVTLLAHLVREAAARLGDDWDIEIVEMHHRMKVDAPSGTALLLGEAAAAGRGIALAGNTESGRHGMTGARAKGAIGFAALRGGTVTGEHAVILAGDEERLTLSHSAENRTIFARGAVRAAEWLLGRPTGRYTMPEVLGL; translated from the coding sequence GTGGCACGTATCGGCATTATCGGCAGCGCAGGGCGCATGGGGCAGGCGATCGCCCGGGTGGTCGAAACGTCCGGGCATGACCTTGCGGGCGGGATCGACCAGGGGGACGATCCGGCGGCGCTGGCCGCGAAGGCCGACGTGCTGGTGGACTTCTCCTCCCCCCGCGCGCTGGCGGCCAATCTCGCCGCCGCACAGGGGGCGGGCATTCCCATCGTCATCGGCACCACCGGTCTGGAAGCCGAACACCATGGCCTGATCGATGCGGCGGCGGCGCACATTGCCGTGCTCCAGACCGGCAACACCTCGCTGGGCGTCACGCTGCTGGCCCATCTGGTGCGCGAAGCGGCGGCGCGGCTGGGGGACGACTGGGATATCGAAATCGTCGAAATGCACCACCGTATGAAAGTCGATGCCCCTTCCGGCACCGCTCTCCTGCTCGGCGAAGCGGCGGCGGCGGGGCGCGGCATCGCGCTTGCCGGCAACACCGAAAGCGGCCGCCACGGGATGACCGGCGCCCGGGCGAAGGGTGCCATCGGCTTTGCCGCGCTGCGTGGCGGCACCGTGACGGGCGAACATGCGGTGATCCTGGCCGGTGACGAGGAGCGGCTGACTCTGTCCCACAGCGCGGAGAACCGCACCATCTTCGCGCGCGGTGCGGTCAGGGCGGCCGAATGGCTGCTGGGCAGGCCCACGGGCCGCTACACCATGCCCGAGGTGCTGGGCCTTTGA